In Coccidioides posadasii str. Silveira chromosome 4, complete sequence, one genomic interval encodes:
- the RPL36 gene encoding 60S ribosomal protein eL36 (EggNog:ENOG410PPM7~COG:J~BUSCO:16657at33183), with translation MANERSGLILGLNKGHKTSAIEKRPRISRRKGALSRRTAFVREIVKEVAGLAPYERRVIELLRNSQDKRARKLAKKRLGTFGRAKRKVDEMQKVIAEARRTGAH, from the exons ATGGCGAACGAACGCTCCGGACTCATTCTCGGCTTGAACAAGGGCCAT AAAACCTCCGCCATCGAGAAGCGCCCCCGCATCTCGAGAAGAAAGGGTGCCTTGTCCCGCCGTACCGCGTTCGTCCGAGAGATCGTCAAGGAAGTCGCTGGTCTCGCACCGTATGAGCGCCGCGTCATCGAATTGTTGAGAAACTCCCAGGATAAGCGTGCCAGGAAGTTGGCTAAGAAGAGA CTCGGTACCTTCGGCCGTGCCAAGAGAAAGGTCGACGAGATGCAGAAGGTCATCGCTGAGGCCAGACGGACTGGTGCTCACTAA